In Candidatus Equadaptatus faecalis, the following are encoded in one genomic region:
- a CDS encoding glutathione S-transferase N-terminal domain-containing protein: protein MTVKVYSTPTCPWCDKVKEYLTSKGVSFEIVDISSDRGAAIEMIKKTRQMAVPVTMLNDDFVVGYDTAGIDELLKKAGIQA, encoded by the coding sequence ATGACTGTAAAGGTTTATTCGACTCCGACCTGCCCGTGGTGCGACAAGGTTAAAGAATACCTGACTTCTAAAGGCGTTTCGTTTGAAATTGTGGACATTTCTTCCGACAGGGGCGCGGCTATTGAAATGATAAAGAAAACGCGCCAGATGGCGGTTCCAGTTACCATGCTTAACGATGATTTTGTCGTCGGCTATGATACGGCGGGAATTGACGAACTGCTGAAAAAAGCCGGAATACAGGCATAG